From the genome of Vicinamibacteria bacterium:
CACGTAAGTCTCGATGATCCCCTCCATGTACCGATAGAACGGCTCGAGCAGCTCGGTGAGCCCTTGACGAAATGCCGGCTCGTCGTCCCCGTGGCCCACGAGGTGAACCGCGGAATGCTGCACGATGTCGGGCAGTCGGAAGTAGGCGGCGAACAAATCGAAGCTCTCCGTCTCATAGAGATGTCGAGCTACGTTCTCGATGAGAGCTTCCTGCATGACGTAAACGGGGTAGTCCTCGACGACGGGGGCGTTCACCGCCTCGGCACCGTACCGGTGGAGAAGATCGGGAAGCCCTCGCTCGGAGCGCAAGTCGTCGAAACGCGTGTCCACGAAGCGAGCGAGCTCGTCGAAGCGCTCGGAAGGATGCACCGTGTCGCGCATCCCGTCCCAGCGCTCTTTCCCGAGCAGGAGCATTCGGCGAAACCGGTTCGAGACCATTACGCCTTCGATCGGATCGGGCGGGTGAGTGACGAACCAGTTCACGATGACCGAGCGCCTGCCCCCGTGATCCACGATCTGCCATATCGACGGCTCGCGTCTTTCCGAATTGTCATAGGGTATCGGGATCTCGTTCTTCTCCAGGTAGACGAAATCGAGGATGCCGTGCTTCGCCATCGTCTTGCCCGTCGCGATACTCGTCCAGATCACCGGCGATTTGGTGGGCTTGAAGGTGGCAAGCGGACCCCAGGCGCTTCGCGCCCGGAGCCGTTCCAGATAGGGAAGCTTCCCCGCCTCGATGAGCGGCTCGATGGTATCCCACCCGGCACCGTCGAATCCGAGCAGCACGACCTTCACCGGGGGCTTCAAACAACCACAGGAGAGGGCCAGAAACAGAAGCCCCGCGAATCGTTTCATTGATGGGACGACAGTGTACCATGGTGGCCCGTGCGCATCGGTCTGGTGGTCTATGGCTCGCTCGACGTCGTCTCCGGTGGGAATGTCTACGACCGCATGTTGGTCGAGCACCTGCGCGACCGAGGCCATGACGTCGAGGTGGTCTCGTTCCCTCTGCTCTCCTACGCGCTTCGAATCACCCAAAACTGGCAAAACCGGACTCTGGCGCGACGTCTTCGATCCGGCTCTTTCGACGTCCTGTTGCAGGACGAGCTGGTCCACCCGTCTCTCTTCCGGCTCAATCGTTCGCTTCGTTCCCCCATCGTTTCCATCGTGCACCACCTTCTATCGAGCGAGGAACGCCATCCGTCCTTGAATCGCTTCTATCGGATGGTCGAGAAAAGCTATCTCGAAACGGTCGCGGCATTCGTCTTCAACAGCCAAACGACGCGGGAGACGGTGGAAGCCCTGCTCGCGAGACCCACGAGCCACGTCGTGGCCACCCCCGGAGGCGATCGCCTGAGAAGCCATTTAACCCCCGGGGAGATCGAGGCCCGCGCCCGAGAAAAGGACGGCTTTCGCCTTCTCTTCGTGGGAAATCTGATTCCTCGAAAAGGGCTTCACATCTTGCTGGACACCCTCCCGAGCCTCGGCCACCGGCGCTGGCATCTGGACGTCGTGGGAAGCCTCGATATGGATCCGGCCTATACTGAGGATGCCAGGCGACGGATCCAAGCGTACGGGCTCGGCGATCGCGTTACGCTGCACGGAAGCCTCGAAGGGGACGCTCTGCGACAACGATTCGAGCGAGC
Proteins encoded in this window:
- a CDS encoding alkaline phosphatase family protein yields the protein MKRFAGLLFLALSCGCLKPPVKVVLLGFDGAGWDTIEPLIEAGKLPYLERLRARSAWGPLATFKPTKSPVIWTSIATGKTMAKHGILDFVYLEKNEIPIPYDNSERREPSIWQIVDHGGRRSVIVNWFVTHPPDPIEGVMVSNRFRRMLLLGKERWDGMRDTVHPSERFDELARFVDTRFDDLRSERGLPDLLHRYGAEAVNAPVVEDYPVYVMQEALIENVARHLYETESFDLFAAYFRLPDIVQHSAVHLVGHGDDEPAFRQGLTELLEPFYRYMEGIIETYVSAPGHENTYFVVLSDHGFSYHAGTYDHYHIPEEDPPPSGIFLMTGPAVNPGMTTTLSVYDVAPTLLYLFGLPVGEDMDGVVARELLSLDTDVRFARYGPELMLPVARKRDALDRELDEKTLRELESLGYLR
- a CDS encoding glycosyltransferase family 4 protein is translated as MRIGLVVYGSLDVVSGGNVYDRMLVEHLRDRGHDVEVVSFPLLSYALRITQNWQNRTLARRLRSGSFDVLLQDELVHPSLFRLNRSLRSPIVSIVHHLLSSEERHPSLNRFYRMVEKSYLETVAAFVFNSQTTRETVEALLARPTSHVVATPGGDRLRSHLTPGEIEARAREKDGFRLLFVGNLIPRKGLHILLDTLPSLGHRRWHLDVVGSLDMDPAYTEDARRRIQAYGLGDRVTLHGSLEGDALRQRFERAQLLVVPSTYEGFGIVYLEAMGFGLPVVASSTGATHEIVRQEINGFLVPPGDTIALGGRLEHLMDDRDRLAKMSLAACESFRDHPTWGQSMAAIEAFLGEVAGGLPL